The nucleotide sequence GTCGTACACCGTCACCGATATCCCGCGCCCCACCAGACGGCCGGCTATCAGGGGCTCCACCCGGGACCACTTGCCGCCCGCGAGCCCGCAGCCGATGCGGGGCATGTGGACCGAGGCGTCCAGCCCCAGGGCCTTGTCCGCGAGCAGGCCGAGGGCCGTGTCGATGGCCTCGTAGCGGACGGGTACTCCCTTGCTGCCGGTGCGCGTGCCGTGCTGGCCTATCAGGTTGGCGACCCAGGTGTAGGGGCCGACCTGGACGAACCGGGCGGCGCCGAGTCCGAAGTCGTTGTGCGCGCGGTCGCGGTGCCAGGCGCGGTAGGCGGCCTCCGGCTCGGGCCAGCGGCGGGACAGGGCGAGGACGAAGCCCTTGCCCCAGCCGCCCATGTCGTTGCAGACATGGGCGATGACCTTGACGCCCTTGCCCAGCGGCACGGTGGCGTCCCCCCGGACGTAGGTGATCCCCGACATGACGCCACCGTACGGGGCCGCACTGACAACCGCCGTCGCCCGAGGTTTCACAGCACTGGTGAGACAGCGATACTGCTCTGTATGACCACCGACACCGGAGAGAACACCGGCACCGGCTCCGGGGAGGGCGCCGGAGAGATCGTTCTCACCGTCGACGAGCT is from Streptomyces sp. NBC_01314 and encodes:
- a CDS encoding macro domain-containing protein; protein product: MSGITYVRGDATVPLGKGVKVIAHVCNDMGGWGKGFVLALSRRWPEPEAAYRAWHRDRAHNDFGLGAARFVQVGPYTWVANLIGQHGTRTGSKGVPVRYEAIDTALGLLADKALGLDASVHMPRIGCGLAGGKWSRVEPLIAGRLVGRGISVTVYDHGG